Proteins encoded within one genomic window of Prochlorococcus marinus str. MIT 9515:
- the purS gene encoding phosphoribosylformylglycinamidine synthase subunit PurS encodes MDQFEVKVFIRLRPSVLDPAGEAIKSASSKLGVEGIKSLRIGKMIEVKIEGNKEGDIKEKIDILCDRLFANTVIEDFEYSIKKL; translated from the coding sequence TTGGATCAATTTGAAGTTAAAGTTTTCATAAGGTTAAGACCTTCTGTTCTTGATCCTGCAGGAGAGGCAATAAAGTCTGCCTCAAGTAAACTTGGAGTTGAAGGAATTAAATCCTTAAGAATAGGAAAAATGATTGAAGTAAAAATCGAAGGGAATAAAGAGGGTGATATTAAAGAAAAAATTGATATATTATGCGATCGATTATTTGCTAATACAGTAATTGAAGACTTTGAATACTCAATAAAAAAATTATAA
- a CDS encoding GTP-binding protein: MNKRTPVIVISGFLGSGKTTFLRYLLKNSNKKFGLIINEFGDVGIDGDLVKSCNGCDDSDTDCIIELNNGCLCCTVQDDFIPSIKSLLNFNPDIDAIIIETSGLALPLPLLQALNWPEIRTSIYLDQVIGIVNGESMLKGSPINDLSEITNQYDSLNKIDHKSSIDELFEEQLEVSDLVLISRGDVLNEQEFKSIKNIIKNKFNSTVPILKSINGIVDLKYIFDFELKKDNYKKFITEEHDHNHIELVSDSIKLNYFLDKKEFEKEMVNVLSDSNILRIKGRLWIPKKSLPLQIQIVGKKINTWYEEAPLNCWRPIDSGGLDLVIISFDDVSIKKLIKKIKEKFKILNGP; the protein is encoded by the coding sequence ATCTCTGGATTTCTTGGTTCAGGGAAAACAACCTTTTTAAGGTATTTATTAAAAAATAGTAATAAAAAATTTGGTTTAATAATTAATGAATTTGGAGATGTTGGAATTGATGGTGATTTGGTTAAAAGTTGTAATGGCTGCGATGATTCAGATACAGATTGCATTATTGAATTAAATAATGGGTGTCTATGTTGCACTGTTCAAGATGATTTTATTCCCTCGATTAAATCACTTCTAAATTTTAATCCTGATATTGATGCAATAATTATTGAGACAAGTGGACTAGCCTTACCCTTACCTTTGTTACAAGCACTTAATTGGCCTGAGATAAGGACCTCAATATATCTTGATCAAGTTATAGGAATAGTTAATGGAGAATCAATGCTTAAGGGCTCTCCAATAAATGACTTAAGTGAAATAACTAATCAATACGATTCTCTTAATAAAATTGACCATAAATCATCGATTGACGAACTTTTTGAAGAACAGTTAGAAGTTTCTGATCTCGTTTTAATTTCGAGAGGTGATGTTTTAAATGAACAAGAATTTAAATCTATAAAAAATATAATCAAAAATAAGTTTAATTCAACTGTTCCTATTCTGAAATCTATTAATGGAATAGTTGATTTAAAATACATATTTGATTTTGAATTAAAAAAGGATAATTATAAAAAATTTATTACAGAGGAACATGATCATAATCATATTGAACTCGTCTCTGATTCAATAAAATTAAATTATTTTCTTGATAAAAAGGAATTTGAAAAAGAGATGGTAAACGTTTTAAGTGATAGTAATATTCTTCGAATTAAAGGACGTTTATGGATCCCAAAGAAATCATTACCTTTACAAATACAAATTGTTGGAAAGAAAATTAACACTTGGTATGAGGAGGCACCTTTAAATTGTTGGAGACCAATAGATAGTGGTGGACTTGACTTGGTTATAATTTCTTTTGATGATGTATCAATTAAAAAACTCATAAAAAAAATTAAAGAGAAATTTAAGATTTTAAATGGCCCATAA